One genomic segment of Sminthopsis crassicaudata isolate SCR6 chromosome 4, ASM4859323v1, whole genome shotgun sequence includes these proteins:
- the MAP3K14 gene encoding LOW QUALITY PROTEIN: mitogen-activated protein kinase kinase kinase 14 (The sequence of the model RefSeq protein was modified relative to this genomic sequence to represent the inferred CDS: inserted 1 base in 1 codon), which yields MAVMEIMCQSAPDSDIGHQKELAKGKSQIPAKKSSSVCKLEXVEKNRVFCGQWEILNDVITKGTAKEGMEGGSASISIIAQAECENSQEFSPTFSERIFIAGSKQYSRSDSLDQIPNNVAHSTEGKITPACWKAKRRNKAGKKRKKKSSKVPGQRGEPLAKPLPKTPEQESCMIPVQEDESSGPYFSSVPQFASPLKEMVHSPLVFEKVGTGLHSTLKTYPRAELHKLISPVQCLNHVWKLHHPKDFIPQPDLLHSSLLHKRLPRPFPFSPLVIQKPSPLGTFLLSNLGRVDSKFQLSGLGLETPCPKHGISEKLSVEEYLVHALKGSVSVGEPRNLTSLAKTWQGGGAGRQGPVPETEENEGVLLIEKLKPVDYEYQEEVHWTKSQDCLGRGSFGEVYRMEDKQTGFQCAVKKVHVGVFRAEELTACAGLTSPNFVPLYGAVKEGPWINIFMELMEGGSLGQLIKQKGCLPEDRALFYLGQALEGLEYLHTRRILHGDVKADNVLLSGDGSRALLCDFGHSTSLQPDGLGKSFLTGDYIPGTETHMAPEVVMGKCCDSKVDIWSSCCMMLHMLNGCHPWTQYYSRPLCLKIANEPPPVREIPPSCTPLTAQAIQEGLEKEPVHRASATELRRKIFLALQQVGGLKSPWRGQYKEPRQLPSNKDNSLETLESLSMPSEPIPEAPEPGLATEAVGLTAKLQPPLPPEPPERNKLLPLRLSQEESGTWELLPLSSLGHIPAKSFASGERKSTSSDEELQQLEIELFLNSLSQPYSLEEQEQMLSCLSIDSLSLSDAGEKNLSKVSQSLRENFSSGIHSWNSQADGQSFSWNNLLGRSRHTDIPSYFNGVKVQIQSLNGEHLHIREFHRTKVGDIATGISSQIPASAFSLVTKDGQPVHYDMEVPDSGIDLQCTLAPDCSFGWTWRVKHGQLENRP from the exons ATGGCAGTGATGGAGATTATGTGCCAAAGTGCACCAGACTCAGATATTGGGCACCAGAAAGAGCTTGCCAAGGGAAAGAGCCAGATTCCAGCCAAGAAGTCCAGCTCTGTCTGCAAGCTTG CTGTGGAGAAGAACCGGGTTTTCTGTGGACAGTGGGAAATTCTGAACGATGTAATCACCAAAGGCACAGCCAAGGAAGGCATGGAAGGAGGATCGGCTTCCATCTCCATCATTGCCCAGGCAGAAT GTGAGAACAGCCAAGAGTTCAGTCCCACCTTTTCAGAAAGAATTTTTATTGCTGGCTCAAAACAGTACAG CCGATCTGATAGTCTGGACCAAATCCCCAACAATGTTGCCCACTCAACAGAAGGAAAAATTACTCCTGCCTGTTGGAAGGCAAAACGGCGAAACAAGGCTGGGAAGAAACGAAAGAAGAAAAGCTCCAAGGTGCCAGGCCAGAGAGGTGAACCCTTGGCCAAGCCTCTCCCCAAAACCCCTGAACAAGAAAGCTGCATGATCCCTGTACAG GAGGATGAATCCTCAGGCCCATATTTCAGCAGTGTCCCTCAGTTTGCCAGTCCTCTGAAGGAGATGGTCCATAGCCCATTGGTTTTTGAGAAAGTAGGAACGGGCCTGCATTCAACACTGAAAACCTACCCTCGAGCTGAACTCCATAAACTGATCAGCCCAGTGCAGTGCTTGAACCACGTGTGGAAACTTCATCATCCCAAGGACTTCATTCCCCAACCAGACCTACTAcactcttcccttctccacaaGAGACTGCCccgtcctttccccttctccccacttgTCATCCAGAAGCCCAGTCCCTTGGGGACCTTCTTGCTGAGTAACTTGGGCCGTGTAGATAGCAAATTCCAGCTGTCTGGCCTAGGCCTGGAGACTCCCTGCCCAAAGCATGGCATCTCCGAAAAGCTTTCCGTGGAGGAATATCTGGTGCATGCCCTGAAGGGAAGTGTGAGTGTGGGTGAGCCCAGGAACCTAACCAGCCTCGCTAAGACCTGGCAGGGAGGAGGGGCAGGTCGCCAGGGCCCAGTCCCTGAGACAGAAGAGAATGAAGGTGTTCTGCTCATTGAG AAACTCAAACCAGTGGATTACGAGTACCAAGAAGAAGTTCACTGGACCAAGAGCCAAGACTGCCTGGGCAGAGGTTCCTTTGGGGAGGTGTACAGAATGGAAGACAAGCAGACAGGGTTTCAGTGTGCTGTCAAAAAG GTACATGTCGGAGTTTTTCGTGCAGAGGAGTTAACGGCATGTGCTGGACTGACATCACCCAACTTCGTCCCCTTGTATGGTGCTGTGAAGGAAGGTCCCTGGATCAACATCTTTATGGAGCTTATGGAAG gtGGCTCACTGGGTCAGCTGATAAAACAGAAGGGCTGCCTTCCAGAAGACCGAGCCCTTTTTTACTTGGGCCAAGCCTTGGAAGGGCTGGAATATCTCCATACACGAAGGATTCTACATGGAGatgtaaaag CTGACAATGTTCTATTGTCTGGTGATGGCAGCCGGGCACTCCTCTGTGACTTTGGCCATTCTACCAGCTTGCAGCCTGATGGCTTGGGAAAGTCCTTTCTTACAG GGGACTACATCCCTGGCACAGAAACCCACATGGCTCCAGAAGTGGTGATGGGAAAATGCTGTGACTCAAAAGTAGACATCTGGAGCAGCTGCTGCATGATGCTGCACATGCTCAATGGATGTCATCCTTGGACCCAGTATTATAGTCGGCCTCTCTGCCTCAAG ATTGCTAATGAGCCACCACCTGTGAGAGAGATTCCTCCTTCTTGCACCCCTCTCACTGCTCAGGCCATCCAGGAGGGATTAGAGAAAGAACCTGTTCACAGGGCATCTGCCACAGAGCTAAGGAGAAAGATCTTTCTGGCATTGCAGCAAG TGGGAGGTTTGAAAAGTCCTTGGAGAGGACAATATAAGGAACCAAGACAGTTGCCTTCCAACAAAGACAATAGTCTAGAAACACTGGAATCCTTATCTATGCCAAGTGAGCCCATCCCAGAGGCTCCAGAGCCTGGGCTGGCCACTGAAGCAGTGGGTTTGACTGCCAAACTTCAGCCACCTTTACCACCAGAGCCACCAGAGCGAAATAAATTGTTACCTCTGAGGCTGAGCCAAGAGGAGTCTGGGACCTGGGAACTTCTGCCTCTTTCTTCCTTGGGCCACATCCCTGCCAAGAGCTTTGCTTCAGGGGAGCGAAAATCAACCTCTTCAGATGAGGAACTTCAGCAACTTGAGATAG AATTATTTCTGAACAGTCTATCTCAGCCATATTCCCTAGAGGAGCAGGAGCAAATGCTCTCTTGTCTCAGCATTGACAGCCTCTCCCTATCTGATGCTGGTGAGAAG AACCTGTCCAAGGTTTCTCAAAGCTTACGAGAGAACTTCAGCTCTGGAATCCACTCATGGAACAGTCAGGCAGATGGGCAGAGTTTCAGCTGGAACAATTTATTGGGGCGAAGCCGGCACACAGACATACCCAGCTATTTCAATG GTGtgaaagttcaaatccagtccctaAATGGTGAGCACCTGCATATTCGAGAGTTCCACCGAACCAAGGTGGGAGACATTGCTACGGGAATCAGTAGCCAG ATCCCTGCTTCTGCGTTCAGCCTAGTGACCAAGGATGGGCAGCCTGTACACTATGACATGGAGGTACCCGATTCGGGCATTGACCTGCAGTGCACCTTGGCTCCTGACTGCAGCTTCGGTTGGACCTGGAGGGTCAAGCATGGTCAGCTGGAGAATAGGCCTTAA